Genomic segment of Pseudothermotoga hypogea DSM 11164 = NBRC 106472:
CTAAGGTCGACTCCGAAAACCCACCAGAAGCGTATCGCTTGTTGTCTATTTTTTTGTTAGGAGTCGCATGGTAAGATAGTTTTGGTAAGAACTTTTCATTTTGGGAGAGTTTTAAATATGATCCAGCACTTATTGAGGCACGTTCTTTTGATCTCATCTTGGCTGATCGGCTGGATATTGTTTTCGAGAATGAGATTTCTGCAGAAGAAAATCCCCAGTCGACGGCCATCGGTTTCCTTGATCGTGCCTGCGAGAAACGAAGAATTGAACATTGGAAAAATTCTGAGAGCCTTGAAAAAGCAAACCTATGAGAACCTTGAGATCATCGTTGTCAACGACAATTCGACGGACCGCACGAAGCAAATCGTCCAAAGCTTCGAAGATGTCAAGCTCGTCGATTTTTCCAGCGAACCACCTGAAGGATGGGCAGGCAAGAGCTGGGCTTGTTGGAACGGTTATCTCAACAGCTCGGGCGAGATTTTGATCTTCATGGATGCGGACGTCGAACCGCAACCAGAAGCCATCGAGAGTCTTGTGGCGATCCAACTGGAACACGACGGCCTGGTCTCGGTTTGGCCCTATCAAAGATTTGAAAAACTTTACGAACATCTCTCCCTGCCGTTCAACATGATCGTGATCGGATCGATGGGTAGTTTCTCTGTTTTCAAGACCAAACCGATGGGCGCGTACGGACCCGTCATCGTCGTGAGCAGGAGGGATTACGAAAAAACACAAGGACACGCGGCGTTCAAGGACGGCGTACTGGAGGACATAAAGCTTGGAAGGTTGTTCCTGCAGAGAGGTTATCGCGTCGAGAATTACCTCGGTGGTTCGCTGATAAAGTTTCGCATGTACCCACAGGGTTTGGCGCAACTGTTCCAAGGTTTTTCGAAGAACATGGCGCTCGGTGCCTCATCGCTTGGTCCGATGTTCTTCTTGGTTTTCATCTGGATGGTTGGACTGTACTCAGGAATGGGTAACCTCTTTTCTTTTCCGTACAGTCTGTACTATTTTCTCTTTGCTATACAAATCTACAAGGTATCGAAAAAAACTGGCGATTACACAATTCTGGACGCACTCCTTTATTTCTTACACTATCTGTTTTTCCTGTTGGTTTTCTTCGTCTCGCTCTACAAAGTGATCTTTCTGAAGAGCGTCGAATGGAAAGGAAGGAAGATTCGTGTTTGAGATCTTCGTGATAGCGCTTCAGTTTCTGTCAGGTTCCATCATGTACTCGTACATCTTGGCGAAGATCAACAACGTGGATCTGAAAAAGATCAGAGACGGAAATCCAGGTTCATCGAACCTGTGGCGCGCGAAGGGGTTCAAATGGGGAGTGCTTGCTCTCGGACTCGACTATTTCAAAGGAACCTTCCCACTGTTTTTGTTCATCGCGAGCGATTCACTGGCGAACAAGTACGTTGTCTCTCTGGCGGCGTTGGCGGGTGTTGCTGGTCATGCGTTCTCACCCATGCTGAAATTCAAAGGTGGCAAAGCCGTGGCGACTACTTTTGGAGCGTGGTCGGTACTGACGAAATGGGAAGCACCCGTCATACTCGGTGGGGTGTTCAGTCTCTTCAGTCTGTTGAAGAGAAAAACAACAGCCGAAGAAGATTCCTTCAGAGTGCTCTTGGGATTGATCGTTCTGTCGATCTACGTGTTGTACAAGGCGTTGAACCAAGAGACGCACCTTCTTGTGTTCTATCTTGGCAACTTCACCATCTTGGCAATGAAGCATTGGAAAGATTGGAAGAAGTTTTTCTCGAGACTCTCATATCCAGCCAAATGAAAAAAGAGGCGGCCTTTCGGCCGCCTTCAAGCTTCGATTCATTCTGACTCGGCTTCTGTGAGTTTCTTCTTCATCCAGTTTTTTTGTTGAACAACGCATACGTATTTTTTCGACAGTTCAGTCCTTCTTCGCTGCGAACAGCTCGGCACCCGTGAGGAAATAGTTGGTGAGCGTGAAGAACAGAACGAACATAGGTACGCTGGCGATCGCGGCCGCAGCCATCATCGCTCCCTCGTTGGTGTACTTTTCTGTTGCGAACTGAATGATGTAGAGTGGAATGGTGCGTTTCTCAGGACTTTGAACGATCAAGAGGGGCCATATGAGGTTGTCCCACTGAGATCTGAAGGTCAACACAGCGAGCGTGGCCAAGGCTGGTGTGCTGTTTGGAAGGATTATCCTCAAATAGATCCCGAATTCACTCGCACCATCTATCCTCGCCGCATCGATGAGCTCGTCTGGGAAAGTGATGAGAAACTGTCTCATCATGAACACACCGAACGCGTTCATGATGAGTGGTACGATCAAGCCTGCGTAAGTGTCCTGCATCTTCAGGTTCGTAACGATCAAGTACAGCGGTATCATGATCGCTTCGAAGGGTATCATCATCGTGGCGAGTATGAGCAACAGAACGATGGTTCTACCTTTGAACTTGTACTTCGCAAGTCCAAAACCCGTGAGTGAGCACAGAAAAACGGTACCTATCGTCGTCAGGGATGCGACAACGAACGAGTTCCAGATACACCTTGGATAAAGAAACTTACCATCGTTTCCCTTTATGGCCTGCCAGTAGTTCTGCCAGCGAAACTCTCCGCTGAACCAAGGATAAGGAATCCTTGTGATGTTCTTCGAGGACATGATCGATGCGGTAAACATGAAGACGATGGGTGTGAGAATGAAGATGGCAAAGATTATGAGAAAGAACCACGCTGCGCTCGAAGTAAGGAATCCTTTCACCATCCTCACCTCAGTACGAGACCTCTTCGCTTTTAGAGATCTTCATCTGTAGATAGCTGAGAGACATGATTATCAACAACAGCAAAACGCTCATCGCACTGGCCCTGTCTATCCGATGATCCCTTATCGCCGTGTTGTAGATGCTTAGGGCGATCACGTCTATGGGTTTCAAAGGCGCGCCACCTTGAACGAAAAGATACTGCGTGCTGAAGGTTCTGAGGCACTGTATCGTCGTCATGACACAGACCAAGAGCGTGGTGGGTTTTATCAGAGGAAGCGTGATGTACCAAAAATCTTGCCACTTGGTCGCTCCATCGATCGTCGCAGCCTCGTGGACAGATCTCGGCACGCTCGCCATTCCAGCGACGAAGATGATCGTGAAATAGCCCACGTATTTCCAAAAGTAAACGATGATCGTTGCCAACCTGAGCATGTTCTCGTTCGCCAACCAGCGGTAATCCACACCTTTCGTGTTCAACAAGAAGTTGAGAAATTGGTTGGCTAATCCTCTGGGGTCGAACATCAAGAGCCATATCGATGCCGCCACGACCGATGAAAGCACTGCTGGCGAATAGTAGACCATCTGCAAAAATCTCTGCAATCTTTTTCGACTAACGATCAGCGCAGCAAACACTAAACTGAGTACGACCATGGGCACGAACGTGCCTGCAGCGAATATGAAAGTCGCCTTGAGAGAGTTCCAGAAAGATTCAGACGTGAAGAGATAAACGTAGTTGGCCAGTCCCACGAAGCGCGGTGGTTTCAAAGACAAAAGATCTTTCCTGTGAAAACTCATCCACACCGCATAGAAAATGGGATAAAGATTGAAAATTGCAAAGAAGACGATCGCTGGAACGGTGAAGATGAAACCCCAAAGGGCTTTCTTTCTCTCAACACCTCTCACACTGCACACCTCACTCAAGAGACACAACAAGAAGGGTGGGCGTTGCCCACCCTTGAGTCATTCTTCCTTGAGCAAGTCGTTGGCTTTCTTTTTCAACGTCTTCAAAGCGTCTTCAACTGTGGTGTTCGTGAGCATCACCGATTCGACAGCCTCTTTGATCAACTGCTCGAGCTGGGGACCTTTCGGATGCAACGGAACTATGTGCGACTTCGCCATGTCTTCGAGGAAAACTTTGGAGTACGGATAGTTCTTGAAGGTGTCTGATTCGACGAAGTCCTTCTTTGGTTGTATCAAACCGACCTCGACCAAGTACTCTTCTGGATGGCTCAACATGTACGCAATGAACTTCCAGGCCCATTCTTGTTTTTCTTTGGAACTTTCAGCGTTCACCATGTAGTAGTGACCGTAATAGTTGCACCTGACATCCTTGACGGCGTCCTCGAAGACTGGGAACGGAACGACCATCCACTCTCCGCTCTCGTAGAACTGCGGATTTTCCGCCTTGATCCTGAGTATCTGGTACAACCCAGACAGACACATGGTCACCGTGTTGTTGTCCTTGTTGAAATCCTTTCTTGCAGGAGTGTAGGTCGGTGAACCGAGGTTCTTCCCGTTCGGTCCCCACTCTTTGAAGAACCTCAGCACTTTGAGCCACGCTTCGTCGTTGATGATCGCAGTCTTTCCGTCTTCACTGAGCAACGCGCCACCGAGTTGTTCAACCATGGGCAACATGAAGGTCAGATAGTACGGATATCTGAAGTCGAAGCCCCTCCTCTTGAGGATCTGACCTTCCCTTATGACCAACTTCTCACTGACCCGCACCATGTCTTCCCACGTCTTTGGATAGTCCTCCTCAGGATCCAGGCCGACTTCTCTGAAGTACTTCTTGTTGATGAACACGCACCAGTTGGTGAGCTCCAACGGTAAGCCGTAGATCTTCCCCTTGTACGTTACGGCGTCCAAGGTGCCCTCGACGTACATCTGCCTGAGCTCGTCGTAACTCTTCAGTCCCAGCGCACTGAGGCTCACGGGTGCGACGCGTTCGTTCACTATGTAGGGATAAGCATCCTGGATCTCCATGTTGAAAATGTCGGGCCCTTTGCGTGCAGCGAAGGCTGTGAGAACGACTTCCCTGATCTTCGCTGAAGGATAAGTAACTCGTGTGATTTTCACATTTGGATACATCTTCTGAAACTCTTGAATGTAGCGTTCTTCCAGAGGCGTTCTGTTGGGATCTTCGTGCGTCCAAAAGACTATTTCGATCTGAGAGGCGCAAAGGATTGTGGAAACTATCAGCACAATGAGGATCAACCATCTCACAAAACCACCCCCTTGGTTTTCTGACGTGATAATTATACAACTTTCCTGTGCCAAATTCATTCTTCAATCGGACATCCTTTAAAGTTCTGCGCTAAGTGCTCACCAATTTGATATCTTAGCTTCTTATAAAGTTCTGATTCTCTGTGACAAGAATTCAATGGCCTTTGAACCTGCGCGTTCTTGAAACCTTTACCTTCACGACACAGAAAGTTGTTGACAGTTCTGCATGGGTGAGATACAATCGTTGAAAACAGTTCGAGCAGGTGAAGATCGTGATGCGAAGTTGGCGAGGAACTGAATTGAAAGATTTCAACACAACGCTCAATATTCGTAGACGTGCTGGGTGCCGCCGGGTGCAGGTGGTGGGCACTTAGCACGCCGTTTTCTTTGCACAGCACCTGGGCGGCCATATCTCAAAGGATATGGCCGCCTTTTTTTTACAAGAACAAAACTTAGGAGGTGTGAAGGATGGAAGGCAAAAAGGTTGTGCTGGCGTACAGTGGAGGTCTGGACACCTCGGTCATACTCAAGTGGCTCTGTGAGAAAGGTTTCGAAGTGATCGCGTTCGTGGCGGATGTTGGGCAAAAGGACGATCTACAGTTCATCAAGGAGAAAGCTCTGAAGACCGGTGCAACGAAGGTTTACATCGAAGATCTCCGCAGAGAGTTCGTCACAGATTTCATCTTCGTCGCCCTCATGGCGAACGCGATCTACGAAGGCAGATACCTTCTCGGCACATCCCTGGCGAGGCCCCTCATAGCCAAAAAACAAGTCGAAATCGCGCACAAAGAGAACGCCCAGTACGTGGCGCACGGTGCGACGGGAAAAGGGAACGACCAAGTCAGGTTCGAGCTGACTTACGCGGCTCTCGCTCCACATTTGAAGGTGATCTCACCCTGGAAAGATCCAGAATTTCTGGAGACTTTCAAGGGTAGAACAGACTTGATCAACTACGCCAAAAGCAAGGGCATACAGATCAAAGCGAGCGTTGAAAAACCTTACAGTGAGGATGAAAATCTCATGCACATCTCGCACGAAGCTGGCAAACTCGAAGATCCACTCTACACACCGGACGAATCTGTTTTCAGCAGGACCGTCTCACCGAAAGATGCTCCGGATGAAGAAACGTTGCTGCAGATCCATTTCAAAGACGGTATCCCAACGAAGGTCGTGAACCTGAAGGATGGAACGAGCAAGGAAGATCCCCTGGAACTGTTCGAGTACCTCAACGAGATCGGTTCGAAGAACGGCGTCGGAAGAGTTGACATGGTGGAGAACAGGTTCATAGGCATAAAGTCGCGAGGGATCTACGAAACACCCGGTGCGACGATTCTGTGGATCGCCCACAGGGATCTGGAAGGGATCGCGATGGACAAGGAAGTCATGCACCTCAGAGATATGTTGTCTGTGAAGTTCTCAGAACTGATCTACAACGGTTTTTGGTACTCTCCCGAGATGGACTTTCTCTTGGCCGCCTTCAAGAAATCGCAAGAGGCGATCGATGGTTATGTGATCGTGTCCATCTATAAGGGAAACGTGACTCCTGTGGCCAGATTTTCACCGACGTCTCTCTACGATCAGGCACTCTCGAGCATGGACGTCGAAGGTGGATTCAACGCACTCGACTCGAAAGGTTTCATAAACATTCACTCCATCAGGTTGAAGGCACACAACTTGGTTTTGAAACAGAAGGATCCTTTCGCGTGGAGGAAGGGACTGACGCATGCCTAAGCTGTGGGAGAAAGGTTACACTCTCGATCCACTGATCGAACGATTCACCGTTGGTAAGGACTACCTCACGGACATGAAACTGATCAAGTACGACGTTATCGCCTCCATCGCACACGCAGAGATGCTCGCAAAGGTTGGCTATCTCTCAAGTGAAGAACTCGAGAAACTGAAAGCTGCCCTCAAGAAACTCTCAGAGTTGATCGACTCGAATCAGTTCTCCATCTCGCCAGACGAGGAAGACTGCCATACGGCGATCGAGAACTTCTTGGTGCGAGAGGTTGGAGAGATAGGCAAGAAGATCCATATGGCCCGCTCGAGGAACGATCAGGTCTTGACGGCGCTACGGCTGCTTTACAAAGACCAGCTGAAAAGGATCGAAAAACTGATCCAGGAACTGAAAAATCAACTCGTACAGTTCTCGAAGAGGTTCGGTCGAATAAAGTTTGCAGGTTTCACGCACACCAGAAAGGCGATGCCAACGAACTTCAGAACTTGGTCCATGGCTCTGTACGATGCGTTGGATGACGATCTAAGAATTCTGAGACTCGTCTTCGAACTGATCGATCGATCTCCACTCGGCACGGGCGCCGGTTACGGTGTACCGGCGAAAATAGACCGACGCTTCACGGCTGAAAGACTCGGCTTCAAGAGTATTCAAAAGAATCCCATCCACGCCCAGCTGAGTCGAGGAAAGTACGAATTTCTGCTTCTGCACTCTCTGAGCCAGATCAGTTTCGATCTGAACAGGTTCGCAAGCGATATCATCTTCTTCTCCCTACCGGAAATTGGCTATCTGTCCTTGGCCAGGGAGCTGTGCACGGGTAGCTCGATCATGCCACAGAAGCTCAACCCGGATCCTTTGGAATTGGTGAGGGCATACCACAACAGGATCGTCGCCAAGCAGATGGAGTGCGCTACGATCACGAGCAACCTCATCACGGGATATCACAGAGATCTTCAATTGCTCAAAGAGACTGTTCTGGAAGCCTTCGAGATCGTCGAACAACTTTTGCTCGTTATGAAACTGATCTTCGAGAAATTGGAAGTGAACGAGCAAAAATGTCGAACCAGTTTGACCAAGGAAGTCTTGGCGACTGAGAAAGTGTACGAATTGGTCGAGCGAGGAACACCATTCAGGGACGCCTACAGGATCGTTGCGGAAGAATTTGGGGGTGAATGAATGAAGATCAAGGTGGGAATCGTTGGCGTCACAGGTTACACGGGCTTGGAGCTCCTCAGGATCTTGAGCAACCATCCACACGTCGAAGTGACGTATCTGTCTTCGAAGAGCTTTGTGGGAAAGAGTTTGAAAGATGTTTATCCTTTCGAACTGGACGAAACCGTCTTGCAAGATATCGAAGTCGAAAGATTCGAAGATTGTGACGTTTTGTTCACGGCTTTGCCAGCGGGTGTCAGCTACGAACTCGTCAAGGATTTGAAGAACACGAAAGTCATAGACTTGGGTGCAGACTTCAGGTTCGACGATCCTTCACTCTATGAAAAACATTACGGCAAGAAGCTTTCAAACTACGAAACGTGCGAGAGAGCGTATGGTCTGACCGAGTTGAACAGAGAGAAGATCAAGAACGCAAAGTTCGTTGGAAACCCAGGCTGTTACCCCACAGCGGTTCTCCTCGCCACGGCGCCACTTGCGAAGAACGATGCTCTTGGAACGAGCGAAATTTTCGTTGACGCGAAGTCCGGTGTTTCTGGTGCGGGGAGAAAACAAGACGAAAGTTACACATTCTGCGAGCTGAACGAAAATCTCAAACCTTACAACCTCGTCGATCACAGACACGTGCCGGAGATGGAGGAAAAACTTGAAGCTCTGTTCAAAAAGAAGATCAACGTCGTCTTCGCCCCGCACCTCATACCCATGAATCGAGGCATTCTGTGCACGATCTATCTCAAAACATCCCTGTCGATCGAAGAAATTCACCGAATGTATCGCGAGTTCTACCAGGATGAATTCTTCGTGCACGTACTTCCCATCGGAACCTATCCTACTACGAAATGGTGTCTCGGTACGAACCACGTGTTCATATCTCTCACGAAAGACGAGAGGACCGACACCTTGATCGTGATGTCCGCCCTCGACAATCTGATGAAAGGTGCTTCGGGACAGGCTGTTCAGAACATGAACGTGATGTTCTGTTTCGAAGAGCAGACGGCTCTGAAGTTCAAAGCTGTTTATCCGTGAGGAGGTGAGTGGATGGAATTACCCAAGGGTTTTCTGTTTTCCGGACTAAACTGTGGAATCAAAAGATACAGAAAAGATCTTGGAATCGCATATTCAATCTTCGATTGTGTCGCTACTGGTCTTTTCACAACAAACACCGTGAAAGCTGCTCCTATCCTTTACAACATGAACTTGCTCGGTGAGAACTGCACGAAGATTCGAGCCGTGGTTGTGAACAGCAAGATCGCCAACAGTTGCACTGGTCAACAGGGCTTAGAGAATGCGTACCGCACGGCACAGAAGGCCGCACAGGTCCTGCGGATTGATCCAAGATCCGTTCTGCTCGCCTCGACCGGCATCATAGGCTTGCAACTGCCCATGGACAAGATCGAAGCGGGTATAGAAGAAGCTTCAAAGTGCTTGAACGAAGATCCGACACCCTTTGCCGAAGCGATCACGACGACGGACACGTTCATCAAGATGGCTTCGAGGAAAGTCGAGATCGATGGAAAGAGAGTGCACATCCTCGGTATCGCCAAAGGTTCGGGAATGATACATCCAAACATGGCAACGGTGCTGAGTTTCTTATTCACCGACGCCAACATTTCTCCGAGCGCGCTGAAGAAGGCTCTCAAAGACTCTGTCGAAAAAAGCTACAACATGATCGACGTGGATGGCGACACGAGCACGAACGACATGGTCCTGGCTCTCGCGAACGCTCAAGCCGGAAACGGAAGAATAGAGGAAGACAGTCCTGAGTTTTCGAAATTCTTTGAAAGCCTCCACGAGATCAACATTGAACTTGCGAAGATGATCGTCAAAGATGGTGAAGGGGCGACCAAATTGATCGAAGTCAGAGTGGTCCACGCACCAGACGAGCTTTCAGCAAGAAAGATCGCAAGATCGATCGTGTCATCCAACTTGGTCAAAACCGCGATCCATGCGCAAGATCCAAACTGGGGCAGGATCGTCGCGGCCGCGGGTTGCTCGGGTGTGAACTTCGACCTCTCTCGAATGGACCTGCACATCGGCGATGGGAAAAACACGATCACAGTGCTGAAACACGGTCTTCCTTGCGAATTCAACGAAGAAGAAGCGACCACGATCCTTTCAGCGAGCGAAATCTTTCTGACGGTGGACCTGAACGATGGTCTTCACAGCGCGACGGCGTGGGGTTGCGATCTGAGTGAAGAGTACATCAAGAAGAACGGGAGGTACAAAGCATGGGCCAAGACGTTGTGAGCAACTTGTTCGAGGTGCTCCCCTACCTTGAACGCTTCCATGGCAAAACAATGCTCGTGAAGGTCGGAGGCAACGTGCTCAACGATCGAAAGTCCAAAGACTGCTTCGCACGGAGCATCACCTTTCTCGTTTGCGTTGGGATCAAGCCACTCATCGTTCACGGTGGGGGTCCCGAGATCACAACCTTGATGGAAAAGCTTGGGATGAAACCCACCTTCAGGAACGGTTACAGGGTGACGGACGAGCAAACCATGGAAGTCGTGGAGATGGTGCTCAACAAAATCAACAAAGACCTCGTCGCGACTTTGAACCTCAGCGGTGTCAAGGCCATTGGCATTTGCGGAAAAGACGTCAACTTTCTGATCGCAGAGAAAGATACGCAGTATGGCGATATAGGTTACGTGGGGAAGGTGAAGAGAATCAATGAAGATTTGGTGAGTTGGCTCTTCCAGGCTGGCTACGTTCCAGTCATAGCGCCGATCGGCGTTGGTGAGGATGGTACGACGTACAATCTGAACGCCGACGTTGCCGCTGCTCAGATCGCCATCGCCTTGAAGGCGGAAATGATCATCTTCATGACCGACGTCGACGGTGTCATGAAGGACGGACGACTCGTTTCACAACTCGATGTTGAGGAAGCTTTGAAACTCATCCAAGAAGGCATCGTGAAGGCAGGCATGGTGCCGAAACTGAGCTGTGCTGTGGAAGCTGTGAAAAACGGTGTCAAGAGCGCGCGCATAATCAATGGCAATGATCCCACTGCTCTTCTCGCAACACTCTTTGCATCAGGACCGATCGGTACGATCGTAACCAATCACTGAGGGAGGTGAATCGTTTGATCAACGGTAAAGAACACTTGATGAACACCTACCACAGGTTCGACGTCGTGTTCGATCGTGGCAAAGGTGCGTTCATCTGGGACAAGGATGGAAGGATGTAT
This window contains:
- a CDS encoding glycosyltransferase family 2 protein: MIQHLLRHVLLISSWLIGWILFSRMRFLQKKIPSRRPSVSLIVPARNEELNIGKILRALKKQTYENLEIIVVNDNSTDRTKQIVQSFEDVKLVDFSSEPPEGWAGKSWACWNGYLNSSGEILIFMDADVEPQPEAIESLVAIQLEHDGLVSVWPYQRFEKLYEHLSLPFNMIVIGSMGSFSVFKTKPMGAYGPVIVVSRRDYEKTQGHAAFKDGVLEDIKLGRLFLQRGYRVENYLGGSLIKFRMYPQGLAQLFQGFSKNMALGASSLGPMFFLVFIWMVGLYSGMGNLFSFPYSLYYFLFAIQIYKVSKKTGDYTILDALLYFLHYLFFLLVFFVSLYKVIFLKSVEWKGRKIRV
- a CDS encoding glycerol-3-phosphate acyltransferase, with protein sequence MFEIFVIALQFLSGSIMYSYILAKINNVDLKKIRDGNPGSSNLWRAKGFKWGVLALGLDYFKGTFPLFLFIASDSLANKYVVSLAALAGVAGHAFSPMLKFKGGKAVATTFGAWSVLTKWEAPVILGGVFSLFSLLKRKTTAEEDSFRVLLGLIVLSIYVLYKALNQETHLLVFYLGNFTILAMKHWKDWKKFFSRLSYPAK
- a CDS encoding carbohydrate ABC transporter permease — translated: MKGFLTSSAAWFFLIIFAIFILTPIVFMFTASIMSSKNITRIPYPWFSGEFRWQNYWQAIKGNDGKFLYPRCIWNSFVVASLTTIGTVFLCSLTGFGLAKYKFKGRTIVLLLILATMMIPFEAIMIPLYLIVTNLKMQDTYAGLIVPLIMNAFGVFMMRQFLITFPDELIDAARIDGASEFGIYLRIILPNSTPALATLAVLTFRSQWDNLIWPLLIVQSPEKRTIPLYIIQFATEKYTNEGAMMAAAAIASVPMFVLFFTLTNYFLTGAELFAAKKD
- a CDS encoding carbohydrate ABC transporter permease, yielding MRGVERKKALWGFIFTVPAIVFFAIFNLYPIFYAVWMSFHRKDLLSLKPPRFVGLANYVYLFTSESFWNSLKATFIFAAGTFVPMVVLSLVFAALIVSRKRLQRFLQMVYYSPAVLSSVVAASIWLLMFDPRGLANQFLNFLLNTKGVDYRWLANENMLRLATIIVYFWKYVGYFTIIFVAGMASVPRSVHEAATIDGATKWQDFWYITLPLIKPTTLLVCVMTTIQCLRTFSTQYLFVQGGAPLKPIDVIALSIYNTAIRDHRIDRASAMSVLLLLIIMSLSYLQMKISKSEEVSY
- a CDS encoding extracellular solute-binding protein yields the protein MRWLILIVLIVSTILCASQIEIVFWTHEDPNRTPLEERYIQEFQKMYPNVKITRVTYPSAKIREVVLTAFAARKGPDIFNMEIQDAYPYIVNERVAPVSLSALGLKSYDELRQMYVEGTLDAVTYKGKIYGLPLELTNWCVFINKKYFREVGLDPEEDYPKTWEDMVRVSEKLVIREGQILKRRGFDFRYPYYLTFMLPMVEQLGGALLSEDGKTAIINDEAWLKVLRFFKEWGPNGKNLGSPTYTPARKDFNKDNNTVTMCLSGLYQILRIKAENPQFYESGEWMVVPFPVFEDAVKDVRCNYYGHYYMVNAESSKEKQEWAWKFIAYMLSHPEEYLVEVGLIQPKKDFVESDTFKNYPYSKVFLEDMAKSHIVPLHPKGPQLEQLIKEAVESVMLTNTTVEDALKTLKKKANDLLKEE
- a CDS encoding argininosuccinate synthase; translation: MEGKKVVLAYSGGLDTSVILKWLCEKGFEVIAFVADVGQKDDLQFIKEKALKTGATKVYIEDLRREFVTDFIFVALMANAIYEGRYLLGTSLARPLIAKKQVEIAHKENAQYVAHGATGKGNDQVRFELTYAALAPHLKVISPWKDPEFLETFKGRTDLINYAKSKGIQIKASVEKPYSEDENLMHISHEAGKLEDPLYTPDESVFSRTVSPKDAPDEETLLQIHFKDGIPTKVVNLKDGTSKEDPLELFEYLNEIGSKNGVGRVDMVENRFIGIKSRGIYETPGATILWIAHRDLEGIAMDKEVMHLRDMLSVKFSELIYNGFWYSPEMDFLLAAFKKSQEAIDGYVIVSIYKGNVTPVARFSPTSLYDQALSSMDVEGGFNALDSKGFINIHSIRLKAHNLVLKQKDPFAWRKGLTHA
- the argH gene encoding argininosuccinate lyase, which codes for MPKLWEKGYTLDPLIERFTVGKDYLTDMKLIKYDVIASIAHAEMLAKVGYLSSEELEKLKAALKKLSELIDSNQFSISPDEEDCHTAIENFLVREVGEIGKKIHMARSRNDQVLTALRLLYKDQLKRIEKLIQELKNQLVQFSKRFGRIKFAGFTHTRKAMPTNFRTWSMALYDALDDDLRILRLVFELIDRSPLGTGAGYGVPAKIDRRFTAERLGFKSIQKNPIHAQLSRGKYEFLLLHSLSQISFDLNRFASDIIFFSLPEIGYLSLARELCTGSSIMPQKLNPDPLELVRAYHNRIVAKQMECATITSNLITGYHRDLQLLKETVLEAFEIVEQLLLVMKLIFEKLEVNEQKCRTSLTKEVLATEKVYELVERGTPFRDAYRIVAEEFGGE
- the argC gene encoding N-acetyl-gamma-glutamyl-phosphate reductase, which produces MKIKVGIVGVTGYTGLELLRILSNHPHVEVTYLSSKSFVGKSLKDVYPFELDETVLQDIEVERFEDCDVLFTALPAGVSYELVKDLKNTKVIDLGADFRFDDPSLYEKHYGKKLSNYETCERAYGLTELNREKIKNAKFVGNPGCYPTAVLLATAPLAKNDALGTSEIFVDAKSGVSGAGRKQDESYTFCELNENLKPYNLVDHRHVPEMEEKLEALFKKKINVVFAPHLIPMNRGILCTIYLKTSLSIEEIHRMYREFYQDEFFVHVLPIGTYPTTKWCLGTNHVFISLTKDERTDTLIVMSALDNLMKGASGQAVQNMNVMFCFEEQTALKFKAVYP
- the argJ gene encoding bifunctional glutamate N-acetyltransferase/amino-acid acetyltransferase ArgJ — translated: MELPKGFLFSGLNCGIKRYRKDLGIAYSIFDCVATGLFTTNTVKAAPILYNMNLLGENCTKIRAVVVNSKIANSCTGQQGLENAYRTAQKAAQVLRIDPRSVLLASTGIIGLQLPMDKIEAGIEEASKCLNEDPTPFAEAITTTDTFIKMASRKVEIDGKRVHILGIAKGSGMIHPNMATVLSFLFTDANISPSALKKALKDSVEKSYNMIDVDGDTSTNDMVLALANAQAGNGRIEEDSPEFSKFFESLHEINIELAKMIVKDGEGATKLIEVRVVHAPDELSARKIARSIVSSNLVKTAIHAQDPNWGRIVAAAGCSGVNFDLSRMDLHIGDGKNTITVLKHGLPCEFNEEEATTILSASEIFLTVDLNDGLHSATAWGCDLSEEYIKKNGRYKAWAKTL
- the argB gene encoding acetylglutamate kinase, giving the protein MGQDVVSNLFEVLPYLERFHGKTMLVKVGGNVLNDRKSKDCFARSITFLVCVGIKPLIVHGGGPEITTLMEKLGMKPTFRNGYRVTDEQTMEVVEMVLNKINKDLVATLNLSGVKAIGICGKDVNFLIAEKDTQYGDIGYVGKVKRINEDLVSWLFQAGYVPVIAPIGVGEDGTTYNLNADVAAAQIAIALKAEMIIFMTDVDGVMKDGRLVSQLDVEEALKLIQEGIVKAGMVPKLSCAVEAVKNGVKSARIINGNDPTALLATLFASGPIGTIVTNH